A region of Myxococcus stipitatus DSM 14675 DNA encodes the following proteins:
- a CDS encoding GAF domain-containing sensor histidine kinase, protein MPMEQVRAEAPRADSRPPPSAVSVEESLEVLVDVARRLTRAHQATVVLTPAPGKSKGASVTSLSRAYEDWGGYSVPSAEESARGAGRGRGTRAEPRGRLCVPLPSGAGMLHLFDREVGDFTREDDVALSGLVRLASLALESARLLREEQRARTEAEAAEQRAAFLADASRVLASSSLDPKATLDTLARLSVPVMADWCFVDLKDDTGAVQRTSVAHADPGEDALAARVWDFPPGPEGSVHPTTRVARDAESVLVHDVDEAWLRRVSVSDEHHDVMRDVGFHSLLSVPLLARGRSLGALTFLAVRPSRHYTQADLETAQDLARRAALLVDNARLYREARRSVRLRDEFLAVASHELKTPLTPLQLRLQWLRRQTSADLSSSLPASTVLSQLDVVQRQVDKLAGLVDGLLDVSRLSSGGMTLQREDMDLEMLAREVKAHLALAATQAGSQVSLFTRGDVKGSWDRVRLEQVLTHLLSNALKYGAGQPVHIELRDEGDQVLVRVEDAGIGISPEYQAHIFERFGRAVSERHYGGLGLGLYVTRQIVEAHGGEIHVRSEPGRGSHFEVILPRREPA, encoded by the coding sequence ATGCCGATGGAACAGGTGCGTGCGGAGGCACCGCGTGCGGACTCCAGGCCGCCCCCGTCCGCGGTGAGTGTCGAGGAGTCGCTGGAGGTGCTCGTGGACGTCGCGCGGCGGCTGACGCGTGCCCACCAGGCGACCGTCGTGTTGACGCCTGCCCCCGGGAAGTCGAAGGGGGCGAGCGTCACGTCGCTCTCCCGCGCCTACGAGGACTGGGGAGGCTACAGCGTGCCGTCCGCCGAGGAGTCCGCCCGGGGAGCAGGCAGGGGGCGGGGGACTCGCGCGGAGCCTCGGGGCAGGCTCTGCGTGCCGCTGCCCTCGGGCGCCGGCATGCTCCACCTCTTCGACCGGGAGGTGGGGGACTTCACCCGCGAGGACGACGTGGCCCTGTCGGGACTGGTCCGCCTGGCGAGCCTGGCGCTGGAGTCCGCGCGGCTCTTGCGAGAGGAGCAGCGCGCTCGCACGGAGGCCGAGGCCGCCGAGCAGCGCGCGGCCTTCCTCGCCGACGCGAGCCGCGTGCTGGCGTCGTCCTCGCTGGACCCGAAGGCCACGCTCGACACGCTGGCGCGGCTGAGCGTGCCGGTCATGGCGGACTGGTGCTTCGTCGACCTGAAGGACGACACGGGCGCGGTGCAGCGCACGTCCGTGGCGCACGCGGACCCGGGCGAGGACGCGCTGGCCGCGCGCGTGTGGGACTTTCCTCCCGGGCCCGAGGGCAGCGTCCACCCCACCACCCGCGTGGCGCGCGACGCGGAGTCCGTGCTGGTGCACGACGTGGACGAGGCCTGGCTGCGCCGCGTGTCGGTGAGCGACGAGCACCACGACGTCATGCGCGACGTGGGCTTCCACTCCCTGCTCTCCGTGCCGCTCCTGGCCCGAGGCCGCTCGCTGGGCGCGCTCACCTTCCTCGCGGTGCGGCCCTCGCGGCACTACACCCAGGCGGACCTGGAGACGGCGCAGGACCTGGCCCGCCGCGCCGCGCTGCTGGTGGACAACGCGCGGCTGTACCGGGAGGCCCGTCGCTCGGTGCGCTTGCGCGACGAGTTCCTCGCGGTCGCGAGCCACGAGCTGAAGACGCCGCTCACCCCGCTGCAGCTGCGCCTCCAGTGGCTGCGCCGGCAGACGAGCGCGGACCTGTCCTCGTCGCTCCCCGCGTCGACGGTGCTCTCGCAGTTGGACGTCGTGCAGCGGCAGGTGGACAAGCTGGCGGGGTTGGTGGACGGGCTGCTCGACGTCTCGCGCCTGTCCAGCGGTGGGATGACGCTGCAGCGCGAGGACATGGACCTGGAGATGCTGGCGCGCGAGGTGAAGGCGCACCTGGCGCTCGCGGCGACGCAGGCCGGCAGCCAGGTGTCACTCTTCACGCGAGGCGACGTGAAGGGGAGCTGGGACCGGGTCCGGCTGGAGCAGGTGCTCACGCATCTGCTCTCCAACGCGCTGAAGTATGGCGCGGGCCAGCCGGTGCACATCGAGCTGCGCGACGAGGGGGACCAGGTGCTGGTGCGCGTGGAGGACGCGGGCATCGGCATCTCCCCGGAGTACCAGGCCCACATCTTCGAGCGCTTCGGCCGCGCCGTGAGCGAGCGTCACTACGGGGGCCTGGGGCTGGGCCTCTACGTCACGCGGCAGATTGTCGAGGCGCACGGCGGCGAAATCCACGTGCGCAGCGAGCCGGGGCGCGG